In Centropristis striata isolate RG_2023a ecotype Rhode Island chromosome 1, C.striata_1.0, whole genome shotgun sequence, one DNA window encodes the following:
- the pold4 gene encoding DNA polymerase delta subunit 4, with protein sequence MTTKHGLITDSFKVVKKAKRKVKREKRAPPPPPQKEDEPKTVRDEELHRLRQFDLDWRFGPCTGISRLERWERAKLHGLSPPEEIRDLLQQTHTDPEYNQSLWSEYPL encoded by the exons ATGACAACCAAGCATGGACTGATAACCGACTCATTTAAGGTGGTGAAGAAAGCAAAGAGGAAGGTGAAACGTGAGAAgagagctcctcctcctccaccacagaAAG AGGACGAACCTAAAACGGTCCGGGACGAGGAACTGCACCGACTCAGACAGTTTGATCTGGACTGGAGGTTTGGCCCCTGCACAG GTATCAGCAGGTTGGAGAGATGGGAGAGAGCAAAGCTTCATGGTCTGAGCCCACCTGAGGAGATCAGAGACCTGctacagcaaacacacactgaccctGAGTACAACcagag